The Myripristis murdjan chromosome 11, fMyrMur1.1, whole genome shotgun sequence genomic sequence GTCAGGGAGGCTGAGAGTGATGACTTATGTGCACAGACCGTTCTTCACCCTCTGCTCTGAAGTGGCAAGGTGAGAGGCATCAGACAAAGTGCGAGCGGAGCTGAAAATCAGGAGCAAACGTAACGgggacagagacggagagagcgAGGGGGCCAAGTCGCGGGGTCGCGCCCGCAGCATGGCCCCACCGAGACCTTGAGACACTATAAAAAACCTTTGCTGCAGACAGTCAGTGACACTGCTGGGAGCAAATCCATCCACACAGGCCGAGCACCAAGACTGAAAGATGATAGGTTATCATTTTTCCTCACAGAAAAGAGTTTTTCCCACCCACACATTTCACAGCAAAACCTCAAACCCATTTAGAGATCTcaagaaggagggaaagagagatggcGTTAGTCATCGACGCCAGAGAACTAGGAGAAATGGGATATGGCGAAATAGCAGAATTGGAGATATAAAAGGAgttaacaacaaaaatgacaggaaattaaagtagcatagatagatagataggcaaAAGATGGGAAATAGAATGAGAAAACCATAGAGAATCAAACGGAGAGAGTGAGTAAGTGACATGGATGGGAAACCAAAGCATGAGCTGGAAAACGAGACAGATGACCCTGACAGAGGCGACGGCTGAAAGCGTGTGACAGGACTTTTTTGGGAAGCGGAGACCACACCCCAACCACTGGCCCATGGCAGGAGGCCAGGATGTGCCCTGATTGGAGGGGAGGCTCCAGTGCAACACACTGTACTTGTTGACAGTGACCAAGGTGTTGCCCTTCCCATCAGCCCCCTCTGACCTGCCCCTCTCTGTCATCTAAAGCCATTAGCAGGGAATAAAAGCTTCTGAACACTCAGGCAAATTCAATCTGCACATACAATGCATCGGATGATGTGAATGAGACTGAAATGTCACGTACGGGTCAGCCGTTGCTCTGGCATTGCTCAAAAACAGCTGCTTCTGATACTAAAGGGACGTTGGCTTCCCATGTTTGGGCAGGAGTGAAGGTTATAAAAGCTACAAATAACTACAGTAGCATTAGGTAACCTCCCCGAGGCCCTGTAGTGCAGATAGTCCTGGCTCCTCCGAGTGGGTTAACATACGTTGGCAGGCAGTCTGGGACCGGTCGTCATGCGTCCTGCTGATAGGGAGGCCTGACTCAGTCCAGAGACACAGAGATAGGCCAGCTGGCCATGCCAAGCTGGCTCTGCTGCCCTCTGAAATGTGGTGCTGTCTTGCTGCGTCGCATGGCCTCCTCCCAAGTTTTACTGTCACATATATCTTGGGGATCATTTGAGGTACTATAAATGCATATACATTGAGTCAAGTGTTGTTCATCTCCCTCTCCGCTCTATAATTAAGTATATAAAATGCTTGTGCACTGTGACTTTGGGTCTTGCTCTCCTTGCCGTTGCTTGTAATTGTTTGTAATGATTTCTGAATTTAAGCTTGCTGTAATCACTGTATTCTGGATGCACTGGATGCCCAAACTGTAATGTAAGTGTAATTTTATCAAGCCTGTAGTTAAAGCTATTGTCCCCCGGATGCTCTCAGTGTTTGCTGCAGTCATCTCAGGGCTGCCCTTAACATTTACTGAAGCATTTTTTACACATGCTCCCCATTGGTGTTCACATTTGCTCAGGCCAGGACGCTGAACGAGTGAGTAAATAAAAAGGATTGTCTCCCCTCTACGAGCTGCTATTCAGTGGAGCCTCTTCTAGGGGTCAGCCGGTTAAGGGGGTCTGTCCACCGGGCTAATTTACGACCATCCCTTTGAAAACACGGGGGAGTTGTGAGGCTGTGGCACCAGTTTTTGGTGCTACAGCTGTTTTTACTGTCACGGCCGTAAAGCTCCTCTGGgaagggagagacaggagaaggagagatgagaACAATGGCTTGTCATGCAACATGGAGCGACTCTTGAGAGGAGCAGGGGATCATGAGAGATGATtacagagggaagaggaggggggcgaGGACAGGGTGGAGGCTCACCATAAGGATGAGATAAAGACAGTAGTGGGATCACACCTGTGTATTTAGTCTCTCTGCCAAAAGGCAAGCCGATTTAATGATAAACATcgcactctctccctctctgctgtctctctctattgttGTCTTTCCTGTCACTGTCTGCCTTGGCCTTGATTCTCTTCAGCTCCTGTCACATTAGTACATCTGAGCCATTATCTCGGCTATTGGCTCCGATGTGGAAATCTTTCCGGAGtaataaaaagaagcagaaGTGGGTTGGGTTTTCCGTTGGCCTTTTAGAGCCCACATCACCTTTAGCTCCATTATGAGTGGAAAATGGAGGATCTCAGCACTCTCATGATATCAGGAAACTGTTGAAACagatgacaggaaaaaaaacaaaaaaaacaaaacaaaatacaagaaagctGATCTGGTTTtccaaaaatatcatttttatttcacatgaaAATTTCACATTTAGCATATTTATCAAACAGGTCTTTTTATATAATcttctatatatatacatatgatacaCTTTTGTTTACTTACACATGTACAAAATAAGGTAACAagaattctgaaaaaaaaagaagaaaaaaaaaaagattgactTCAATGGTAGTCATACTCATGTTGTGCTTTGTTGTTCAAGCCAGCCTGTCGGGTGAAGTTGTGCTTGGCAACTCGGTTGGATGCCGTGCCTTGTCTGTGGTGAGATGGTTACAAAGAGGACACTCTCCTTCAAAAATAGACGCCCAAAATCTGACACATTCATTGTGAGAGCTGATTCAGGCGACGACGGTCACTTGACTTAGCCTCCGAATGAATTATGAGCTTGTTTTTCGTGTTGGCAACTGGGGTTGGATACATGAAGGAAAGCACCGTAATACTACAGCAATGCATCCTgtagtgaggaaaaaaaaaaaaaaaaaaaagattcaggcTGTTTATATTGGGTCAGTTTAACCAATACAGGGGCGAGATTCAACAAATCAGAGAAGTCCAGCCTCCCTTGTAGCTACACACAACATATCAGTGTTTGCTTTTGGCAGAATAACAATTTTTGTCTCTTCTTTTCCCACTCAGTCTCCCCCCTCGCATTCACTCTCTTActctcaccaaaacacacacattttccctttcACACAAGTACTAGCTctactcagagagagagaggaaaaaaaagctctccCTGTTGCCAACagtaaacatttcatttcttgAACATGTGGTATATACAGTGAAACTTCTCAGCTGCAAATGTTATAAATTATCTTCACAGAATGTACACATAACACCTGTCAGCTCCATGTAGTCATGTCCCTGTGTGTCACCGCGGCTCcgttcacacagcagctgaaagtgacccggctgtgattttttttttttttttttttaaatcaaatctcATCTTTTCTTGCCTGTTCACATTCATCTTTGCATGTGGCCCGTTCTCTGACATCAGTGTGGACAGATCGGGGCCATGACCCCACATTTACAACACACATGCTACTgagcaacaaaaataaaaatgtcattacagTTCGTCATCACAATTGATAAAATGGTGATGCAGGGATTCATTTCTTCAATTGTTTGCTGTGGTGGCAGCTGTTCAGGAAAAGAATGTCCTATaaatttattacatttgtaaCCTCCTGcctttgtcattgttgttgcgATCctcgtgttttgttttgtccaccactgatgaaaatgaacaaataatgacCCTTTGACAGATGTGAGCGCGCTCAAGTGGGCAAAAAATCATGAATTCTGATCTGAGCTTTCACGCAGCCATCACACATGCATATCTGATTCAGGATTTTGGACGAAAGAGGCCcaaatcagaattgaaaatgtcaagattttgtgtgttttttggctgTTCgcataacaaaaaacaaaaacaaaaaaaaacaaaaaacaaaaaaatcagatctaggCCACTTTCTACTGGCTGTCTGAACGTAGcatgatgtcagtgtgtgtgtgtctgtatttgtatgtaCAGCTGTTATgtagtgtatgtttgtgtgtctgcattgtgCAGTATAGTGCTACAGTATATAAGCACATGGTCGAGTTTGCAAAGGAATGGTAGTCATGAGAACAGCCCCTGCGTTTGTCAATGCTACATTTAGAGAAAATAATCACTTGCGACATCAATGCCACTCAATACCatcacaataacaatacaacaaacagtACACAATACTCAAGGGTGGATTAGTGTACAAGTTGGAAAGATGACTGATCTTTGGCTCATTAGGTAAACagtcctctttttttcatttcaacgtTGATTTATGTAACATGAATTTTTATCGACATCATCCAAATACATTTGTCGGTCCACGATGTCTTTTAGTCTTGATTGTTCCTCTGCCAGTTTACGTTCCTCCTCAGattcttcatattttctttgcagatttttttccccgtAGAGgctcgtgtttttttttgtcttttttttttttttttttgaagagagCCCAACAATGCAAAAAATCAAAGAGAGCTTGatcattcaaagaaaaaaaaaatactgtcatctttttttttttttttttttttttgaaaaatgagattaaatgcTTTCTCTCAAACGTTCAAACGTCGAGTTACACTCAGCACGCTTAGTGCTTATGTGAGTCCATCCGTACTTTACAAGCTTCAAAAGTCTCTTCCCTGTGGCCAGCACTGGGCATGGAAAATTGTCTTTTTTGAGTCAGTGGTTTCATCCCCACGGACTGTCTTCATTGTagtccctgaaaaaaaaatgtctgggaATAGCAGTTCTCTCGTGTACTCTCAGTGTAACAACAGCAGTAATGAAAATGGGACCAGCAATGAGAGGATTGAAAGGGATGTTGCTGTCACCGCCGAGTTCGTCCGCACACTCTTCTGGACCTCTGGCACGATTACCACTGGGTCATCTGCTTGAAGATAGGAGATGAAGACGACACATTAGTGACGCAAACTTGCTCCCTCTAAGTCAATCCTGTTGTTCTTGACTGCTCTAAAATAACTAAAACCAAATCTCTGCAACCACCCCTGAATGTCCCTGGATTATTTTAGGGTCACGGACAATTAGAGCTAGGATGGTCAACATACCTGCAGGCAGCCTGTTGGAGGGGTTGTGAGCTCCACCACCGGCTCCAGCTGCAGCCccacctgcacctcctcctcctttggcCACTCTGGCCTCCTGAGAGCCTGAGAGAAAAGATAAAATGAAGATCAATTACCCATGCAATAGCCTAAAACAACCGTTATTAGCCGTCTGTGCTGTTCTTCTGGCAGCCGGCGGGTTGATAAGACTCACCGTCAGCAGCCACGACGTCCACCCTGAGCCTGAGGCACTCCTGTCCGTGGTGGTGCAAAGGTTTGGCTGCAGGAAAGAGGTAGGAAACAACACAGGCGTTAATTACAGACTAACTAATGCACTTACCCTCCTCTGGCCCCATAATCCACCttcatgcatgcacgcacacacacacccacacactcacactcacactcacacacacttggaagcagacagacacaggacaaAGCCTTAGGAAGCCATCTGTGAACAGGCGGAGTGTGTCTTGTCCTGCCGTTTATCTAATTACAGCCGTGGTCAGGGTGACAGCATTGCCTGTTCTGATAGTTACACTCCACAAAGATGACTATGGCACAAAGCTGGCAGCCTGAGCCGACACCCAGTTAACGTCAATGGAAAGCTTCAAAGAGCCCCGTTAGTCTGAGGTGCTGCCGCACTCCAGCGGATCACGGTTAGCAGACAAACACGCCAAGTCCACAGATCTTAGCCCTTGCATCATTTCCCGACGCAGGTGCCGTGCTCCTTCAAAAGCCCCGGTGAAAGCTTTGTACTATCTGGCAAGTACTTACAGATATAATAGTAGCTTTCTCCTTGGCGAAACTCCTTGCCCAGAGTGAACGGAGTGAAACGCTGGAACTTCTCGGAGAACTTCTCGGGGGCGTGAGGAGCGAAGGGGTGGCCGCACTCCCAGCGCATCTGGTCGTACGACTGGGGCTTGCAGGAGTCGTAGTCCTCGCGCTCCACCATGTAGAGCACGTAGCGCTCGGCGTCCTGCGATGGGACCTCGCCCAGCGGGTAGTGGGGGCACACGATGTCCAAGTAGTCATTCAGCCTCACCTCCACGGCATAGTCGTCCCATAGAAACCTGCGGGGCGGAGGGGAGAGAAGGACGGTTAGCCAAGTGGCAGGAGATTAATAACCATGGTTATAGCATCAGAGCGGTAATAAATATAAGCCTCAAAATCTGTGATTATATATCGACCAGCCACACGTCAGCGTACAACAGGGAAATcagaggaaagatggagaggcctgggagatggagaaagagtgtgagtgtgtttgtgcgagtGTTTATGGGAGTGTTGGAGTGGAATGGAGGGAGAAAACACAATAAGGGGGCAGAGTGATCTGCGGAGAACATGCGCATAAATATGGATGAACGCGGGGCCGGTGCAgcgctgtgctgtgctgctgtgttgagAGTGAGCGCCGAGTGCACATTGATCCCGTTTCCCCCAGGAGCTGGATGATGTTTACAGAGAAACATTAGCAGTCAGTTAGCCCGCCAAGGGAGGAGATGAGTATCGACATCTGCagggctacacacacatacacacacacactcaatcacacAGATAGAGAGGCTGAATGCGCAAATGACAAACACACCTTAACagaagcaaaaacacacacacacccactctcactcactcacaaacaccGAAGTTACTTGAAATAGGGGCAAGGACAAAAGTATAGATTGCGCatgtttttaaccctttcattAGGGTCAGAGGGGGAAGAGACAGACAAGCATGTCGAGAGACACAGAACATGCGTCTAGCGACTTGCCTGTAACTGTCTCCCACCACACTCCCTCTCATTACAAATACACAGAGAGCGAGCGGAGACAGTCAGGCTGTCTGCCTCCCCTCCGTTCCTCCCTGCATCCCTGccttcactcctcctccttctcaacCTCTTCTCCACCCTCTTTACGATGGTCTTTAAGTAAAATGCACCGtatttctctccatctgtgcCTCCTCAGATGTGGGTCAAACAGTGTTTGCACCAAATTCTTAGCATTTTAACCTGCTTACAGGGCCAGCTGGACGCGGCCTCCCTGCATACAACGTTTAATACGATGAGTGCCGCGTGACAGACAGTTTAGACTATTTAAATGTCAATTTGGTCTAATTagagggaaaataaatgtaactcaATTGTCCTTGATACCTTTCCCCTGGGATTTTCTCTCACAGATATCAGCAGTTTATCTCCAGGGGATTATCAGTAAAGGTGGCTGTGTTTCAGTTTTCCCCCCTCCCCATGACTGAGTGATTGCTCCAGGGGCGGTTCACAGCTAATGCTCTCTTCACAGCCATAGCCATCTATCACCAGCCTAGAGCAGCAGCTAGCCactagcaacacacacacagacacacacacttttctgaGTAATTCCTATCTATCAACAACCTAGAGCAGTATCTACCTACTTTTTGCACTcaccaaagacagacagacagacacacacacacacacaccccatctcACCCAGTATTTAGTTTCCCGGGCAGCACCTATCCATTTACCATCTCCTGCCACTCTAGATCACCAGGGGTTCTCTGAGAATGGATGAAATTCATCGGACTTAAATGTTTTCACAACACACGACTAGAATGTGTGTCTAATATAGGGTTTTGTTGCTCTTGCAATGAATACATGTATGGCTCCTCGGTCTTTCAACAGGCCACAAAGAGCCAGGCAGTGTGTGTTATATTGACtgccacttacacacacatctacagaTCTCAGCAAGCTGGCGTTCTCAGCAGCCTCCGGGGTGCTATTGACACATCAGCCAATAAAAACTCCACACTGgagctgcttttttttgtcCAGCGGAGGCCACGGTTAGATTTCTGTCGGAGGAATCTGGCGTTTCCTCATAAAAGCCTTAAATGTAACAAGTGACATTTggggagtttgtgtttgtgtgacaagGTCCATATGTGTGACTAACGATCAAAGTgcacaggcagagcagaggccCCCGCTGCTCGttagctgctgttgttgtttgttgccaGGGGACCCCCTGGTAAAAAGATAGACGCTGTGGCTCCAAACTCTGGGCCCTGACTCCTGCTCCCTCCCCCGTCCCCCCATGATGCCCCCTCCTCCCTTTACCCTCTTTGCTTGACTGCATTCCCTCAATACTGATGACCAGATTAGCCAGCAACACCATTATAAGAGCAACACAGGCCTGTTAGAAAACAAGCACCTTTTTCCTCCACTGATGAAACTTCCATCTAACTCTGTTGATAATGGGGTGCACCAGTCAACTTAGGGGAAGGGGGGcataataattatcatttttGCCATGGTCCAGACAGCTTACTGCTTATCTGCAGTTTGCCTGCCACGCTCTGTTTACCAGATTGGCGCtaaagtgttttttccccctgccaCTTTCAATTCCAGTTGAATCGATAACACTATTGAACAAACACTGTTGTCTGCTTCTGCCTGACAGAGTTATCATCCTCctgcaaacactgaaaacacacacaaacaaactctaCACCCATTCCCTCCCCCCCACCAACCAAGCCCTGATTACCAACTGGTTGTGGTATGGTCCCAATGTGTTCATCAAAAGAGGGGCAAAGGGGGGtgcaattaaaacacaaaaaagggtATTAAAGTTACCCCGGAGGGGGGCAATTAtgccccccctccacccacaTCCCAGCCCCTTTAGGCAGAAAGTTCAGTGGAGACGAGGGGGGGTATGaatggtggtgggagggggggtcagAGGGCTTGAGCTGGGAATGGCTTTTGAAGTTTCTCTGTATAAGTGTTTCTATGAGAGTGCTACAGTTGCTTCATCAATGCCAGCGTTTCATACAGTGCCTCTATTCACTGTGTGCCCGCGCTGATGGAAAACCGCACTTAGCAGAGGGAGCAGTGGCTGAATACACACCCGGGAGGCTGCCTAGTCCCCTATTATTAATGGCAAATAGTTTTAATTATCCTGCTGCCTTTTGTTCCCCTCTAACGCCTAGGCATTGAAGCGATCCACATCATCAGCTTAATTAACTGATTGGAGTAATGCACTTCAAAGGGAGCTCCGGCTGCTCTGTGAAAAGGTTTAGCTGGCAAAGTCAAATCACGCCACCTTCACTTTGGCAGACGTaaacttttctttatttccctCCTCACTATTTGTCCCAAGTTATTTCCTTCTTCCAGActctgttgctctgttgttgctcCTCGCTGTGTCACCGAGTTTGGCTGGTTTGATTTATCCCCATTGTTTTTCTAGGGATGCTCCGCTTTAATGACAGTGACGCTCGGAGGTTCAGCAGAAATAACAGCGGGGAGGAGCTCTTGCATTCTCTGCTTAGAGATGATTTGTGGAACTATGGCAGATATGCAGCTAGGATTTGGGAGCAAGTCTATGTGAGTgtctgagcctgtgtgtgtttgtgtatatctatacatatatctatatatctatctatatctatatctatatatctatagatatatgtgtgtgtgtgtgtgtgtgtgtgtgtgtgtgtgtttttccatgtgcatgtgtgtatgtgtgtgtgtgtaacttgcATCTGCTGAGCTGAGCTTTGAGGAATCTGGGTGTGTATTTCTGTCATGATAGCGGGGGAATAATGAATGCCGATAATGAGTGGTGATGATGGCAGACAGTCAGGGAATGTCAAGTGGTcaagtgtgtgatgtgtgtgtgtgtgtgtgtgtgtgtgtgcatgcttgagTGTGCAGTCTGGTGAAAAGTAGACCACAAACTGCTCCaagtctctcttcctcctctcctcagaaGGAATTCCTGATTTATTGGAGCCTCTTCAGGAGCAGGAGTCTAATCTCTCGTCTTTAATCTCTCTGGCTAGCATTTTGCTTTCTTCTCCACCTCTGCCCCCGcctttcatccatccatcaccctctctcatctctgcaCTCTATCGCCCTGTGGAATGCTGGACCTCTGAGGCGAGGAGGCCGCGCTGTGGATCAAAGGTCGGACAATCGCAGAGTCAGCACTGGAGATGTGCTGCACAcggaaacacacatacagtcagcAAGAAGTGCTCTTGTGCATTTAAAGCTCCATAGACTGATGACACGGAGAGACTCAGCCTCTTGAACGATCGATTCAGATCCACTTTAAGGCTCATGAAGGCCACCTGATGACAAACGAGTCATATCTCACCACTCTTGAAGCCCCACTTGTCTTAGAACACTATATCATATCTCTCACATCCCATACAATTACACCATCCACATCAACATGAGTTTTTCCACTGGGTTACAACAGCCCATTAATGTGACCTAAGAGGTGACTGGCCTACGTCATGGATGAGTGAACCGGAATGCTGGGGGCCACCTAATCGGCTGTCCGAGCCTGGATTATTGGTTGGAGCAGGGGCTGGGCTGGGCTGCATTCATCACCACTAGACCCTGCCTAATACAGGGCTTAGAGTCGACGTCGAGGCCCAGGGCAGGGGGACGAGGGCTGGGTACAGAGCGAGGGGTGAGATGGGTTGTGGGGGGCCTCTGGACCTATTGTTCTCACATACAGAAGGGGTATTACTCCCTTACCCTGGAGTTTAGGAGTTCAAAAAGAGctacactgtgtgtatgtgtgcccctgtgtgtgagtgtgtgtgtgtgtgtatatgtgtccctgtgtgtgtgtatgtgtgtccctgtgtgtgtgtgtatgtgtgtgtgtgggtcccTGTGTGTCTTGTGTCCATGGTAGCAGAGCGGAAAGCGAGAGGTGTTAACAGAGTGATGAAAGACAGAGGACACAGGGGAGCAGTTTCTTTCAGGACTTATCAGAGACATGAAACGTGTTTAAGTGACTTTATGGGAAAGGCGGCACGTGAGAGAAACGAGAAGCCTTTCTCTAGATATCATGAGCTTTGTTTAACTACTGGCCAAACCCTACTGGtttcatgtatgtatttatctattcatACATCAGTGTCaggcctcccctccctctccctgtctgcctttCATCACTCAATAAAGACTACCAGATCCCCATCTCACCctgcccctcctccacccccagaCTGGCTGAACCAATCACAACCTGTCCTGTTGGTATTCCAAATATGCAAGTTTCTGACCCACGGTTTGCAAAGGCTAGCAGAATGCAATGTGGGTATGCTGGGGTTGTCATAGAAACAAATATGGTGAAACTCTCTAGGCTCCTCCCTCCTGACATAATATTCCAGCCATCATTCTTCACGTCGAGTGACTTTTGTCATCCATCTCCCTCCGCTGTCTCCTGTCATTCAGCCTTTGTTTGTCGGGATCGTTGGTCATTCCCACGGCGTTCTTGGCCAAACAAGCTGAACCGCTCTGCCACCCAGCAGAGCAACAAAGCGAAAGtccagcaggaaaaaaaaaaaaaaaaaaaaagaaaaaaaagaaattggcTGGTTCCAATGAACTAAGGAGACTTAGATGAATACGTATGCTCTTTCCAACTGTCTCACACTGTCCCCGGAGCCATTTGTATCTTACAAGGACCCGAACAAAAAGGTCACCGCTGACATCACATTTCTCAGGAGGCAAATATCCGTACAAGAAAATCGATTTTGCTGGATTGATTTCCACGGGATAAACTTTCATTCTTACTGTTGCTGCCTCCAAACACAGCTGGGGCTTGTAGCTTAATGAATTCCTTGGGGAATGTACAATCTATGAGTGTATGGGCCACTATTATTAAATGGACTTTAAGTGTATTAACAGCTCTTTTGGAGATATGCAATTGTGATAATGGTCATAACAAAACTGACCTCTAGGGGGTAGCAGCAAGAGGAGTAGCAGCATATGCCTTTGCTTTTGGGACAAGTTTACAAACTAAATCCAGTGATTTACTAAACAGGACagaataaacaagaaaaaaaacaaaaatcacacaatgaCCCTTatttacacaacaaaacaaacacaatactGACAATATTTGCCCCTTGCAGgctcattcttcctctctcaaacatacacacactcagttggACGCATTAGACAATGTCACAAAgcctccacaaacacacaaagagggagcgagagaaagtGCGGGGCTGCGTTTATCATAATCGGACATCTATTTACTAAAAAGGAGCCTTTCATCCTCAATGCTTTTTTTGTCTGAGATCGAACAGCGGTGAAACATTTGCAGACAACCGCGGGGCAGTGTGAGAGAGCAGGAgggtggaggaagaggcaggGGAAGTCTGTTGCGCAGATAAGGAAGAGGCACAAGGATGGACAAGGGTACAGAAACACCCACGGGGTTGACTGGGGCGACACTGATCAGAGGAGAATctctaatgcacacacacagagagagagagagagagagagggagacagagatttCAGAGCAGGGCAGAGAGGCCGGCGGTTTCTTAATCATCCTAAA encodes the following:
- the efna1a gene encoding ephrin-A1a isoform X1, producing MDLVWIVGFVVSVCAWVASTERHSVYWNSTNPKFLWDDYAVEVRLNDYLDIVCPHYPLGEVPSQDAERYVLYMVEREDYDSCKPQSYDQMRWECGHPFAPHAPEKFSEKFQRFTPFTLGKEFRQGESYYYISKPLHHHGQECLRLRVDVVAADGSQEARVAKGGGGAGGAAAGAGGGAHNPSNRLPAADDPVVIVPEVQKSVRTNSAVTATSLSILSLLVPFSLLLLLH
- the efna1a gene encoding ephrin-A1a isoform X2, whose product is MDLVWIVGFVVSVCAWVASTERHSVYWNSTNPKFLWDDYAVEVRLNDYLDIVCPHYPLGEVPSQDAERYVLYMVEREDYDSCKPQSYDQMRWECGHPFAPHAPEKFSEKFQRFTPFTLGKEFRQGESYYYISKPLHHHGQECLRLRVDVVAADGSQEARVAKGGGGAGGAAAGAGGGAHNPSNRLPADDPVVIVPEVQKSVRTNSAVTATSLSILSLLVPFSLLLLLH